Below is a window of Plasmodium brasilianum strain Bolivian I chromosome 14, whole genome shotgun sequence DNA.
TAAGAGTGAATGTATTAGAAGCAaacatttcaaaaataatcaAACTGTTGACGCCTTGAAAAGAAGGCATTTTGACTTGGATGAAGTAACCTAGTAAGAGCCCCAAAGCATCGAATATGctaacatatgtatatgtgcacatatagACAAAAAGCGATGGGTGTGCATATTGTATTAATGTAACGTTAACGTGAAAGAACATttaaataggaaaaataaagcacATCTTCAAAACATCAATAATGAAGAAAGCAAAAATTAAGTTGTATTTGATTCATTatagtataataatttttacgaattttctcttttcagTTCCATAGACAAAATTATTCATCAGTTGGAAAATTTATCAAACCCGGATAATCGAAATAAGAAGACAATAAATTACAGTGATCATTTTGCTAATTttgttaagaaaaataaagaataccttaaaagagaaaagtaTCTAAAACGtcaaatttttctatttagcATAAGTTATTACCTATAACGcttgcatgtatatatatatatatattccccTATATGCATATATCATCTGTACAGTTTTtgtatatccttttttaatatgcagcaatttttcatttaaaaaactgTGTGATACGGAGAAAATAAAGTaacaaagcaaaaaaaaaaaaaattttgagcACTTAAGCAGTACAACTTGGAATTATCatgatttttatatgtaactCCCCTTTTGCTATAggttaaaagtaaaaataattggaACGgatggaaaaataataaaaaataaaagcctTGATAATGTTCTTATAAATAAGGTATCATTTACACATTTATCAGCTCATAATACAATTTTGAACATCTACGatatattatgcatatatgtattcgtTACTCATACTAATTCTATTGTATTACATTTACTGCTTTGAATTTCCCatggtaaattttttttttttttttttttaccattttattCATGCATAGAATAAAACCTTTGGGGATTTAGCGAATCGATTAGGTCATTCTTTTAACATTCCGAAAgacaaaatagaaaaaattaaaatgttctTTGATGGGGAATTATGTGATAAAAATCTTACATTTGGTAAAgcttcatataataaattgtaaatatgttcataatacaaatttattatttatgaatttcttttcatttctttttttttttcgtatttttctTACCTTTCCTTATAATAGATAATGAAGAACTGGGATTAGAGGATGGGTATCAAATAGATGTGAAGTTCCCCTTAACGGATGTaacaatttttcttttgcttcaatctattttttttttctttttttttatatatttatgctgACCATCTTGTATATGTTATTTCTTTGTACACATATTTTTGCTGTCAACAgagtaaattttatttgtgcATACTACATACTATTGTTTTTCATCCCTTCCTAGGAAATTACGTGTAACGAGAAAGACTCAAGTTGTAGTGACGATTCGTACGTACTTTTTTTACCCGACTCATATGTTATTGATTAGGTACTAAGAAGGAAAagatttttttctgttatgGGTAAAAAACgaatttcttaattttaacCCTCTCCCACGTTCatgttgttctttttttttttataagttgATCAAACATTGAGTTGTGCGCAAATTTTTGAaggataaaaattaaaaaaataaaatgaagcatACAGAAAATAGCTCCACTCGTGATGAGCATTAtcagtatttttaaaaacttatgTCAAGGGATTGTTTAGAAAAAGTAtcactatatatatatatatatatatatatacatacatacacgcacatgtataattaacaaaaacattgtatacctttttttatcataaaataattacatattcaaacatttaaaaaaaaaaaaaattaaggagAATTCAAAAGTAATAAGATAACCTAACctgaacatatattttatatataagtatggaacactcaatatttttatgagcATTATACTATAAACCCGCGTACACACAttcacacaaaaaaaaaaaaaaaaaaaaaaaggtaaggTATATGAAGTAGCACAAAATGTTACGATAAAATTTTGCGTACATCAAATAGCTACCATGGCAATGATAATTATaggaataataatagtaataacgaTACGTAATTTTgcctatataaaaaatgagttgtatattacatgtacatatatacttgtgGGCTTCTTACAAACTATTATGGATTACTTCTAACCCTTTTCTGGTTTTTCCAAATTCTTTGCACTTATTCTGTTTAAAAATCATCCACTGGCAAATTCTGCCAGTCCTGAAGTGATTTCTCGCTAAATGTACATCTCTTCGTAAATTTGGAAACTTTTAATATTCcaataaatgcatatttacaatttgtaatattatgAACCTGCTCAGGAAATATGATATGATCATCTGGCGTAacttcattatattttattttgtatttgttATTATCTATTTCAATAATGGTATATAATGTAGtttgttcttttaataaattgaCTACTTTTTGCATAACTAATTTTGGGTCAAGATTAACATTATCTAAAACgagttttattattttcttattgtTATCAATGCTTTTAAgtgtatttaatttttctaacttttttttataacatatgtTAAAGCCTCTTAATGATACCATATGTTCTTTTTCGGAATCAGAATCATCGCTGGAAGGAAATACGTTAACATTATTCATATTGTTAACGggattattttcataattaccccccatttttattttaagcaaattttt
It encodes the following:
- a CDS encoding hypothetical protein (conserved Plasmodium protein) codes for the protein MGGNYENNPVNNMNNVNVFPSSDDSDSEKEHMVSLRGFNICYKKKLEKLNTLKSIDNNKKIIKLVLDNVNLDPKLVMQKVVNLLKEQTTLYTIIEIDNNKYKIKYNEVTPDDHIIFPEQVHNITNCKYAFIGILKVSKFTKRCTFSEKSLQDWQNLPVDDF